Proteins encoded in a region of the Gallalistipes aquisgranensis genome:
- a CDS encoding FecR family protein, protein MQSEFDIDDLLFRFFRGETSPEENRFLLAWKRENEENRIRFEALRDLWMVSATASCEGFPDPAEELSRLRKTIAREENPPATSGSRSGRTDHRGPRSATLRNIVLKGVAAAVLFIAAMGCGALLYRQVLPPRQAAIPSAEIPIPDTMLFTASRGSLASATLPDGTVVRLNAGSSLTYTTDYGRTERPVTLVGEAFFQVCTDPGKPFVVHAGNLSIVATGTTFNVKAYPEERFVTTTLETGAVHVRGLSRRSDPFSIELKPRQTFMYYNECDTVLRSEVFNPEESALAEQVRTRDIPAVRMSNVKTQLYTSWKDPRWIVEHETLASLAEKLGRRYNVSIRFRQPEAGEYRFSGSFENETIEEIMQLLRHATPIRYTIDRGKITVSVDSSRRKAFENAAG, encoded by the coding sequence ATGCAGAGCGAATTCGACATAGACGATCTCCTGTTCCGTTTCTTCCGGGGAGAGACCTCTCCGGAAGAGAATCGTTTCCTTCTGGCCTGGAAACGGGAAAACGAAGAAAACCGTATCCGGTTCGAGGCTCTGCGCGATCTGTGGATGGTCTCTGCGACCGCTTCCTGCGAAGGCTTCCCCGACCCGGCCGAAGAACTGTCCCGGCTAAGGAAAACGATTGCCCGCGAGGAAAATCCCCCCGCCACGTCGGGTTCACGCTCCGGCCGTACGGACCACCGGGGACCGCGGTCCGCAACACTCCGGAATATCGTGCTGAAAGGTGTAGCAGCGGCTGTCCTGTTCATCGCGGCGATGGGATGCGGAGCCCTGCTCTACCGCCAGGTCCTCCCTCCCCGTCAGGCCGCCATTCCCTCAGCCGAAATTCCGATTCCCGATACGATGCTTTTCACAGCCAGCCGGGGATCGCTGGCATCGGCTACGCTGCCCGACGGCACCGTCGTCCGCCTCAACGCAGGCAGTTCTCTCACCTATACGACCGACTACGGCCGCACGGAACGTCCCGTCACCCTGGTCGGAGAAGCGTTTTTCCAGGTATGCACCGATCCGGGGAAACCATTCGTCGTACACGCAGGGAATCTTTCCATCGTCGCCACAGGCACGACATTCAACGTAAAAGCGTATCCCGAGGAACGTTTCGTGACCACCACGTTGGAAACGGGTGCCGTGCATGTCCGGGGTCTCTCCCGCCGGAGCGATCCCTTCTCCATCGAACTGAAACCCCGGCAAACTTTCATGTATTACAACGAATGCGACACCGTCCTCCGCAGCGAAGTGTTCAATCCAGAGGAATCGGCGCTCGCCGAACAGGTACGGACGAGGGACATTCCGGCCGTCCGCATGTCGAACGTGAAAACCCAGCTCTATACCTCGTGGAAAGACCCGCGCTGGATCGTCGAACACGAAACGCTGGCCTCCCTGGCCGAGAAACTCGGGCGCCGCTACAACGTCTCGATCCGTTTCCGCCAACCGGAAGCCGGAGAGTACAGGTTTTCCGGGTCGTTCGAAAACGAGACCATCGAAGAGATCATGCAGCTGCTGCGCCATGCCACACCGATCCGCTATACGATCGACCGGGGAAAAATCACCGTATCGGTCGACTCCTCCCGACGCAAGGCTTTCGAAAACGCGGCGGGCTGA